AGTCACGAGGCGAATCACCTCTACCATGCTCCTGGCTCTGCCCAGGCGTCAATGATCCGCAACATCCAAAAACGTCGAGAGAGAATCTCGCAGCAGTATCCAACTTTGGACAACACAATCCAGTGGATCATCCCGGACTTCGCGCGGTCTGTGGTCCACGCAAATTGGCGACTCCAACAGCGGCTCGCCATACTGCAGATCATCGAGGCTCTTCGCGATCACTTGGCGACACATGCGTCGCAGTGGCCCGAAAGGCTCAGCGATATGGCCCTGCCCTGCCCTGACGATCCGGTAACCGGCGAGCCATTGAGTTGGTTGGTGGAAAACGAATTTGCCACGCTTGAGGCCGCCTTTAATGGCCTTGAGAGTCTGCGAATTCGCCTTGAAGTTGGATTGCTACAGAGCTCCGATACCGAAACGCCGCCAGCGGAGTCCACGGCAGTTCAAGCAACATCGAATTGGCAAACCACTTTCGAAGTCGACGATCGAGCGACATGGAATTCGGCTTTTTCCGATGATGTGCTCGGCCTGCTCTCGCCCGCAGAACGTAGCTTCTGGCAGGCCATCCAGCGCGGCGTATCCGACGCGATCGATAATGACTCCGGAGGTTCCAAACTGCTCAGCGAGTTGTGGCCGGGCCTCCCCGCCTCGTCGCTTGACAATTCGACCGACATGGACGGGGCGCTCCAACCCGGTCTCGGTGCCATCGCTGAATTTCCCATCCGCTGGGTTGTCGCCCTACCGAGAGCCTTGCGAGCTGTGTTTGCTGAAACTCATCCAACCCTGGGCCTGGGGTCGCCAGATTCTCAGTCGCTGGACTGGGTTAAAGATGTTGAGTGGTTGGCGATCGGTGTTGATCCAGATCAAGGCACAGTCAAGGCGATCATTCAATGTCAGAATGACGACACAGCGAAAAGTGTGCGAAGCCAGATGCCAAACCTCATGTTGGCGTTATACCGAAAATGGGTAGATCCCCAGGCGGACGTTCTGCCTGAGACGGAGCCGGATCTATTTGTAAGCGAAATCACTAGCGACCAAGTCACATTTTTCGTCGGTGGCACCGATCAAGACCCCAACGGTCTTGTTCGACTAATTCGGATGATCCACGCAGGCTTTCAGGGTACACTCAACAGCCGCCTGCAAAGCAAGATGTCAACTTTGATGTTGGCCGTACACAACTACCATTCCGCGTTCAATCGGCTCCCTCCCTTTGCACAGAATTCCGATCCAGCTCAACGACGAGGGCTTAGTTGGAGAGTTTATTTGCTACCGTTCATCGGCGATGGTGAGTACGTCGATCTCTACCAGAGGTTTCATTTAGATGAGCCCTGGGATAGCGAACACAATTTCAAACTCCTGGAAGAAATTCCTGACATCTACCAGTCTCCTACCGGTTCGACATTCTCTCGTGCGGAGGATGGTCGGACAACGTTGCTGGCGCCAGCGAACGAAAAACCGTTTCTCGGCGGAGAGAACGATCATGCATTTCGACAGATTCTCGATGGGCTATCGAATACTGCGGCGATCGTGGAAGTCCGCCCGGAACTGGCAGTTCCCTGGACCAAACCCGAAGACTATGCGTACGACAATGCTAACCCTACCGGAGGCTTGAATGTACGGGCCGGCTCCACGGTAATCGGGCTGGGTGACGGATGGGCGGGAGCAGTCCCGATAGACCAAGGCGACGAAACCTGGCGAGCGTTGTTTACCATCGATGGGCGGGAGCAATTGAACTTGAAACACGACAGCGAGAGGTAGTGATGTTCAG
This genomic window from Allorhodopirellula heiligendammensis contains:
- a CDS encoding DUF1559 family PulG-like putative transporter, which codes for MKLQTLKTPLIKHATCVLMVSLLWQAFPASRAPADDPAKSASASRERSDEVLRREDDGWKEYDSPRGRILHRALTVYPAAESSTHDSIRLLPKSEEMRDANAAIWYIKALGFLEQTAARQAIERFQSEQTERMWDDINFEPAPWSWLRTPPDQLPIEEVNNYLVYSNFQRELLHRAARCRNFDLDRNIHEVDDVVGFLLPEIQALRQLGRHQSLRCRVAIAEGEYAIARTILGENFQLARHLSDEPFLVSTLVGSAIAQSSFEDAIYLLGEPDSPNLYWAIAELPNPLIDQRRGVELETNLLFQQVRPLDRIDDDPITDIDWADFLNQIMPMIGDESEIGKRFKSTGVLGVSLYIATAEGEVNSYLRDECDLTPAQIDALPVTQAFFLAMRRMYESASHEANHLYHAPGSAQASMIRNIQKRRERISQQYPTLDNTIQWIIPDFARSVVHANWRLQQRLAILQIIEALRDHLATHASQWPERLSDMALPCPDDPVTGEPLSWLVENEFATLEAAFNGLESLRIRLEVGLLQSSDTETPPAESTAVQATSNWQTTFEVDDRATWNSAFSDDVLGLLSPAERSFWQAIQRGVSDAIDNDSGGSKLLSELWPGLPASSLDNSTDMDGALQPGLGAIAEFPIRWVVALPRALRAVFAETHPTLGLGSPDSQSLDWVKDVEWLAIGVDPDQGTVKAIIQCQNDDTAKSVRSQMPNLMLALYRKWVDPQADVLPETEPDLFVSEITSDQVTFFVGGTDQDPNGLVRLIRMIHAGFQGTLNSRLQSKMSTLMLAVHNYHSAFNRLPPFAQNSDPAQRRGLSWRVYLLPFIGDGEYVDLYQRFHLDEPWDSEHNFKLLEEIPDIYQSPTGSTFSRAEDGRTTLLAPANEKPFLGGENDHAFRQILDGLSNTAAIVEVRPELAVPWTKPEDYAYDNANPTGGLNVRAGSTVIGLGDGWAGAVPIDQGDETWRALFTIDGREQLNLKHDSER